From Virgibacillus natechei, the proteins below share one genomic window:
- a CDS encoding CoxG family protein, whose protein sequence is MPSGTHTTELTIPIEQIWEFVRDMNKWAPLVPGYIDHDILNDSQSTWTFHVDLGILHRKISLKIDITKWQKPTKVTFDLTGLNEKFSGNGYFEAQTIDESTTKMTGNLDITAKGMKGSVINPVLKSYVPNMTEELTEAIANTLKEQDVS, encoded by the coding sequence ATGCCAAGCGGAACGCACACTACAGAATTAACAATTCCTATCGAACAAATCTGGGAATTCGTTCGTGATATGAATAAGTGGGCGCCATTAGTACCTGGTTATATCGATCACGACATTTTAAATGATAGCCAGTCCACATGGACATTCCATGTTGATCTGGGTATTCTTCACCGAAAAATAAGCCTGAAGATAGATATTACAAAATGGCAGAAACCAACAAAGGTAACATTTGACTTAACGGGATTGAATGAGAAGTTCTCAGGAAATGGATATTTCGAAGCACAAACAATAGATGAATCAACGACTAAAATGACAGGGAACCTTGATATTACTGCAAAAGGTATGAAAGGCTCTGTGATCAATCCAGTCTTAAAATCTTACGTCCCAAATATGACGGAAGAATTAACAGAAGCAATCGCAAATACACTGAAGGAACAAGACGTAAGTTAA
- a CDS encoding tetratricopeptide repeat protein, translating to MKETQFQAQIKKKNFTLTAEQVVLYKQSKIIKAIDEQANDYYLFFYKDYFLTGAKADAVNITADTYVHRAFTNGIVYKGSHPLAQHLIRQQKNFPFLHVEPMIKKVQETFSPIETTLIHTFFDSFMSVDSIKQSLKDTFKRYQRNGQTFAAYQVLNVYLNYDPTDRFAMDMFNGPQFKQYKETYKDLEKLSKKDPIQFESLCFDNLYQDTETGILLELYMEQNRWMDELAIRINVLKHSFSQANFTSIQTMLQHLPSEEQMKLLQEINQSSNHPIVQEAFITNLLASGKPNDMVTFILTTDILPKEEQLATLITQLEQADYNHMASFFTTSNKRLLNLSNNNPQTLERLVFPFVSSFLQDYEFSEILDWFAPFHEAAFHLPVEQKLVKMQTLADDPDRQFELGELYIHFNQLEKSIDCFKWKVELNPQAFESVKYLAKINNELNYQEEAAAYQQLLIQMQKS from the coding sequence ATGAAAGAGACACAATTTCAAGCTCAAATAAAGAAAAAGAATTTCACTCTAACTGCAGAACAGGTCGTACTATATAAACAAAGCAAAATAATAAAAGCAATAGATGAACAGGCTAATGATTACTATTTATTCTTTTATAAAGATTATTTCTTAACCGGAGCAAAAGCAGATGCAGTTAATATAACCGCTGACACCTATGTTCATCGCGCATTTACGAACGGTATTGTCTACAAAGGGTCGCACCCATTAGCTCAACACTTAATCCGACAGCAAAAAAACTTTCCTTTTCTTCATGTTGAACCCATGATTAAAAAAGTACAAGAAACCTTTTCTCCAATCGAAACCACCCTTATCCATACGTTCTTTGATTCTTTCATGTCCGTTGATTCCATTAAACAATCACTCAAAGATACATTCAAACGTTACCAGCGAAACGGCCAAACATTTGCAGCATATCAAGTGTTAAACGTTTATTTAAACTATGATCCGACAGATCGTTTTGCAATGGATATGTTTAATGGACCGCAATTTAAACAATATAAAGAAACCTATAAGGATTTGGAAAAGTTATCGAAAAAGGATCCTATTCAATTCGAGTCACTATGTTTTGATAACTTATACCAGGACACGGAAACAGGTATACTTCTTGAATTATATATGGAGCAGAATCGCTGGATGGATGAGCTTGCGATACGAATAAACGTGCTGAAGCATTCCTTTTCGCAAGCTAACTTTACCTCTATTCAAACGATGCTTCAGCACCTGCCTAGTGAAGAACAAATGAAGCTATTACAGGAAATCAATCAATCTTCCAACCACCCTATCGTGCAAGAGGCTTTTATAACCAATCTACTCGCATCCGGAAAACCAAATGACATGGTTACGTTCATTCTTACAACCGATATCCTACCAAAAGAGGAACAATTAGCGACGTTGATCACACAACTTGAACAAGCCGATTATAACCATATGGCTTCTTTTTTCACGACTTCCAATAAGCGACTGCTCAACCTTAGTAACAACAACCCACAAACACTAGAGAGACTGGTTTTTCCATTTGTTTCATCCTTTCTCCAAGATTATGAGTTTAGCGAAATTCTCGATTGGTTCGCTCCCTTTCATGAAGCAGCTTTCCACCTTCCCGTTGAACAGAAACTCGTAAAAATGCAAACATTGGCTGACGATCCTGATCGGCAATTTGAGCTTGGTGAATTATATATTCACTTTAACCAATTAGAGAAATCAATTGATTGCTTTAAATGGAAAGTGGAGCTAAATCCACAAGCTTTTGAATCTGTAAAATATTTAGCTAAAATAAATAATGAATTAAATTACCAAGAAGAAGCTGCCGCCTATCAGCAGTTGCTGATCCAAATGCAGAAAAGTTAG
- a CDS encoding GNAT family N-acetyltransferase — MGLSYAYIHRYETFGKKEEITDLLVRVEHEFTPKLSVWTWEKGNTIREKMAHYFKPDSSMLLAIDDETNHIAGLFHLREDDAKGEMIHYSPNLKIETIIVAPPYRDRGVATSMYKEVHRMNKTYFKKPFIVSATWEANDKQHHLYKKNGYELAFVSTYPQDDRLKRYYYVKKHEFVR; from the coding sequence ATGGGATTGTCATATGCATACATCCATCGATATGAAACGTTTGGTAAAAAAGAAGAAATAACGGATCTTTTGGTGAGGGTCGAGCACGAATTTACCCCCAAATTATCGGTATGGACATGGGAAAAAGGGAACACCATTCGGGAGAAGATGGCTCATTATTTCAAGCCTGATAGCTCTATGTTGTTAGCTATTGATGACGAAACGAATCACATAGCCGGACTCTTCCATTTACGAGAGGATGACGCAAAAGGAGAGATGATCCATTATTCGCCTAACCTGAAAATCGAAACTATTATAGTAGCGCCTCCGTATAGAGATAGAGGGGTTGCCACTTCTATGTACAAAGAAGTGCATCGAATGAATAAAACTTATTTTAAAAAGCCATTTATCGTAAGTGCTACATGGGAGGCGAATGATAAACAGCACCACCTATATAAGAAAAACGGGTATGAACTTGCTTTTGTATCAACCTACCCACAAGATGATCGCTTGAAGCGTTATTATTATGTAAAAAAGCATGAATTTGTTCGGTAG
- a CDS encoding AbrB family transcriptional regulator, which translates to MTFRQIPRLIETGLVAFLGGFLFYLANFPLPWVLGAVTFIMLWQGITNREALIPISIRNTGFVILGIYFGLYFTAETFQTILPYFIPYILFTCVLILLSILLGVLVSRWVNVDKVTSVFSIIPGGLTEMAIASRDMNANAGLVVIFQTIRLITVLFTVPAFMMFVFIEGGQQASNQMVTEAANVELWNYLWFIIPIVGALYIRHKIPAGIIIGALLLTAILNVSPAELGVVPPVLMNAAQIVVGASLGKNILFRDLKLGGKYCFIYFGLAIILIITSFGLAILLANVTSLDYPTAILSLAPGGLIEMVLTAYTVGGDPAIVSALQLMRILVIVIGVPPFLKWWFNRKREGKEVS; encoded by the coding sequence ATGACATTCAGACAAATACCAAGATTAATCGAAACAGGACTAGTAGCATTTCTGGGCGGCTTTTTATTTTATCTGGCAAATTTTCCTCTACCATGGGTATTAGGGGCGGTAACGTTTATCATGCTGTGGCAAGGTATTACAAATCGAGAAGCGCTTATCCCGATTTCCATACGAAATACGGGATTCGTTATTTTAGGGATTTATTTTGGTTTATATTTTACAGCAGAAACATTCCAAACGATCTTACCCTACTTCATCCCATATATTTTATTTACCTGTGTGCTTATTTTACTAAGTATTTTGCTTGGCGTTCTTGTTTCCAGGTGGGTCAATGTAGATAAGGTTACTAGCGTTTTCTCCATTATTCCGGGTGGGCTGACTGAAATGGCGATTGCCAGCAGGGATATGAATGCCAACGCTGGATTGGTTGTTATTTTTCAGACCATACGACTTATTACGGTGCTTTTTACAGTCCCAGCTTTCATGATGTTTGTATTTATAGAAGGTGGTCAACAGGCATCGAATCAAATGGTTACAGAAGCGGCGAATGTCGAGTTGTGGAATTATTTATGGTTTATTATTCCAATAGTAGGGGCGTTATACATTCGTCATAAAATCCCTGCAGGAATCATTATTGGCGCGCTTTTACTGACAGCTATTTTGAATGTTAGCCCAGCAGAATTGGGCGTCGTTCCTCCTGTATTAATGAATGCTGCTCAAATAGTAGTTGGTGCGAGTCTAGGGAAAAATATTTTATTTCGTGATTTGAAATTAGGCGGAAAATATTGTTTTATTTATTTCGGTTTAGCCATCATTCTCATCATCACCTCGTTTGGTCTGGCCATTTTATTAGCAAATGTTACGTCATTAGATTATCCAACAGCGATTCTAAGTCTTGCTCCAGGTGGGTTGATTGAGATGGTTTTAACGGCATATACGGTCGGTGGAGATCCAGCTATTGTAAGCGCCCTGCAACTAATGCGGATTTTGGTAATTGTGATTGGTGTGCCACCTTTCTTGAAATGGTGGTTTAACAGAAAGCGTGAAGGGAAGGAGGTGTCGTGA
- a CDS encoding zinc ribbon domain-containing protein — protein MKFCKECGQEVENHDLKFCMNCGASLTANSLKKESASSNFEPEKKASVSDKDQRSVPKKPVSRKQKRNRIIASWIVVLFICLYFIGAHFTSQERLINNFTDAIHEGDAGKLASTLSFYESDEEIDGSDVEGFLAYLEEDPEVARRILDSLQDQAEWLHEGEERPLKKEEAIVQFFSSENNEMVMLQEGDGFLFYDTYELLVEPVYVTLGTNVNGTVLFSGEEEVAEADSKDYSYELGPLVPGIHTFKAVSETELIDLVKEEQVTLMHAGESVNLNLDASYVQFDVPSLGDLESRLIVNDEEVDFTISSDAEFGPVTLDGTTALAVEMDFPWGTMTTPNHEITDRTVPVSFMIDEELQGTIDEALQHYVDGYLVGWQENDISHVDYLSSNLLESYEEEFNYHHIDSDAFHDKQMLGMQMDTENTELEFVDGNYVLSVLVREETLVSQYADNTDKDANEQSDFYRYEFLYEDDWAVYDKSQVRNMDLVAPVDLEVHSDLYTVQGEEAEEQDSEVASAAILHEADEDADSNVEEVTLNYVYQLVEAINTNDYDKVRPYIKDGSELDEMQTDLVERLDEAGMTQEVLNATVTTIEETNGRWLVTTDETIKEIYASGEEEVNDYTWTYTVEEDGDGVSLSTIE, from the coding sequence ATGAAATTTTGCAAAGAATGTGGGCAGGAAGTAGAAAATCATGATTTAAAATTTTGTATGAACTGTGGGGCGTCTTTAACTGCTAACTCGTTGAAAAAGGAGAGCGCTTCCTCTAATTTTGAACCAGAGAAAAAGGCTAGTGTATCCGATAAAGACCAGCGATCTGTACCTAAAAAACCAGTGTCCAGAAAACAAAAGCGAAATCGGATAATAGCTTCATGGATAGTAGTTTTGTTCATTTGCTTGTATTTTATTGGAGCACATTTCACGTCACAGGAACGATTGATTAATAATTTTACAGATGCGATTCACGAAGGGGATGCTGGAAAGCTTGCCAGTACGTTATCATTTTACGAATCGGATGAAGAAATAGACGGATCAGATGTAGAAGGATTTTTGGCTTATTTGGAAGAAGATCCTGAAGTTGCACGGCGTATTCTTGATTCTTTGCAAGATCAAGCTGAATGGTTACATGAAGGGGAGGAGCGACCCTTGAAAAAGGAGGAGGCGATAGTGCAATTCTTTTCTTCAGAAAACAATGAAATGGTGATGTTGCAAGAGGGAGATGGCTTTTTATTTTATGATACATATGAACTGTTGGTTGAGCCTGTATATGTGACGCTTGGTACGAATGTTAATGGGACGGTGTTATTTTCCGGAGAGGAAGAAGTTGCAGAGGCCGATTCTAAGGATTATAGCTATGAACTGGGGCCATTAGTACCGGGCATTCATACATTTAAAGCAGTGAGCGAAACAGAATTGATCGATTTGGTAAAGGAAGAACAGGTTACATTAATGCATGCTGGAGAAAGTGTTAATTTAAATCTGGATGCTAGTTATGTTCAATTCGATGTACCTTCTTTAGGAGATCTGGAAAGCCGACTTATTGTGAATGATGAGGAAGTTGACTTTACTATTTCATCTGATGCGGAATTTGGCCCGGTAACATTAGACGGAACAACGGCGTTGGCAGTTGAAATGGATTTTCCATGGGGCACGATGACAACACCGAATCATGAGATTACCGATCGCACTGTTCCGGTATCTTTTATGATTGATGAGGAGCTGCAGGGAACGATAGACGAAGCATTACAGCATTATGTTGATGGTTATTTAGTAGGCTGGCAGGAAAACGATATTTCTCATGTGGATTATTTATCCAGTAATTTATTGGAGAGTTATGAGGAGGAATTTAACTACCATCATATAGATAGCGACGCTTTTCATGATAAGCAAATGCTCGGGATGCAAATGGATACGGAGAATACCGAGCTTGAATTTGTCGATGGGAATTATGTTTTAAGCGTACTTGTCAGAGAGGAAACTCTTGTATCGCAATACGCGGATAATACCGATAAAGACGCCAATGAGCAATCAGATTTTTATCGATATGAATTTTTATATGAAGATGATTGGGCCGTATATGATAAAAGCCAAGTTCGAAATATGGATCTGGTAGCACCTGTTGACTTAGAAGTTCATTCAGATCTCTATACCGTTCAGGGTGAGGAAGCAGAAGAACAGGATAGTGAAGTCGCAAGTGCGGCGATATTACATGAAGCTGATGAAGATGCGGACTCAAACGTTGAGGAAGTAACCCTAAACTATGTTTATCAATTGGTTGAGGCAATTAATACCAATGATTATGACAAGGTTCGTCCATATATAAAAGACGGAAGTGAGTTAGATGAGATGCAAACTGATTTAGTTGAACGCCTTGATGAAGCTGGCATGACACAAGAGGTGTTGAACGCTACTGTTACAACGATTGAAGAAACGAACGGGCGGTGGTTAGTAACCACAGATGAAACAATCAAGGAAATTTATGCCAGCGGGGAAGAGGAAGTGAATGATTACACCTGGACATATACGGTTGAAGAAGATGGCGATGGTGTGTCTTTGAGTACGATTGAGTGA
- a CDS encoding superinfection immunity protein, protein MGELLVLLIGLILILIAVGVYFAPSIVAKVRKQTNFNSIFVLNLFLGWSLVGWVVSLVWAVKKEEA, encoded by the coding sequence TTGGGAGAGTTACTCGTTTTATTAATTGGACTAATACTAATACTTATTGCAGTTGGAGTTTATTTCGCTCCTTCAATCGTAGCTAAAGTTCGCAAACAGACGAACTTTAATTCAATTTTTGTTTTGAATCTATTTTTAGGCTGGTCATTGGTAGGTTGGGTTGTGTCTCTAGTATGGGCAGTCAAAAAAGAAGAAGCATAG
- a CDS encoding TcaA NTF2-like domain-containing protein, with translation MNYCTACGTKLTADQHFCTECGVKQSPAEDHTIAGKTTPENVPTQPVEQQTRSDRQPRKPMTKRTKILIGLATGIILLLFGTHQFLSSYFDPMKDLQAIDSTVSGNDIDAFINHVNVVESAILDEESYFHYIRDNEWDGAREQYVQILDDQEENPSPLDQTIHSRDGEKLFTVKTEPLVFGLYSTYSLEAIPTKLTVSSSMKDTEITVSDKSETIQAEEPEEFANIYPGTYTISGAAQNDFGSFTYENTMIIHAAAEHNQAIEFATNTFGFNTNMPEATLFVNGNDTELSLNELDQLGPFPEDSDIEMYAEWENSAGTMIQSETVTPEDSSMFGGISFYFDEADLQEETELASAEIENDDAGEMVLDFRDAYEDAVNNKDFNSIEPFLKSGSEVDDELRTYIGDLQDTDYHYDFTSNEILDVEDVDESTVEVTTNELFTFTNHLDDVTDYDREKVYTVIMEDETYKITEITYEETNRDRQ, from the coding sequence ATGAATTATTGTACAGCATGTGGAACGAAACTGACTGCAGATCAACATTTTTGTACCGAGTGTGGTGTAAAGCAATCACCAGCTGAAGATCATACAATTGCCGGCAAAACGACTCCTGAAAACGTACCAACACAACCTGTAGAGCAGCAGACTCGGAGTGACCGTCAACCAAGAAAACCAATGACCAAACGCACAAAAATCTTGATCGGTTTAGCCACCGGAATTATTCTATTACTTTTTGGAACCCATCAGTTTTTGTCATCCTATTTTGATCCGATGAAAGATCTACAGGCTATCGATAGTACTGTGTCTGGGAATGACATCGATGCATTCATAAATCACGTGAATGTTGTCGAATCTGCAATCCTGGATGAGGAAAGTTATTTTCACTATATACGAGATAATGAATGGGATGGAGCGAGAGAGCAATATGTACAGATTTTGGATGATCAGGAGGAGAATCCTTCGCCACTGGATCAAACAATTCACAGCAGAGATGGCGAAAAACTTTTTACCGTTAAGACGGAGCCACTGGTTTTCGGACTTTATAGCACGTATTCATTAGAGGCAATCCCGACAAAACTGACTGTATCATCATCCATGAAAGATACAGAGATCACCGTTTCGGATAAGTCAGAAACGATCCAAGCAGAAGAACCAGAAGAATTTGCTAACATCTACCCTGGTACATACACAATTTCAGGTGCTGCGCAGAATGATTTTGGATCGTTCACCTACGAAAATACGATGATCATCCATGCAGCTGCAGAGCACAATCAAGCCATAGAATTCGCGACCAATACATTTGGTTTTAACACAAACATGCCAGAAGCCACTCTTTTTGTTAATGGAAATGATACCGAATTATCTTTAAACGAACTTGATCAATTAGGACCTTTTCCAGAAGATAGCGACATCGAAATGTATGCGGAGTGGGAAAATTCAGCTGGTACAATGATCCAATCCGAAACCGTAACACCTGAAGACAGCAGTATGTTTGGTGGAATTTCATTTTATTTCGATGAAGCTGATTTGCAAGAAGAAACGGAGCTAGCTTCAGCGGAAATAGAAAATGATGATGCAGGAGAAATGGTCCTGGATTTTCGAGATGCCTATGAAGATGCAGTAAATAATAAAGACTTCAATTCCATTGAACCATTCCTGAAAAGCGGCAGTGAAGTGGATGACGAATTGCGTACATACATCGGCGACCTACAAGATACAGACTATCACTATGACTTTACATCAAATGAAATTTTAGATGTTGAGGATGTCGATGAATCTACCGTTGAAGTAACAACGAACGAATTATTTACATTTACCAACCACCTCGATGATGTAACGGATTATGACCGTGAAAAAGTTTACACGGTCATCATGGAAGATGAAACATACAAAATCACGGAAATTACGTACGAGGAGACAAATCGAGATAGACAATAG